DNA from Lactobacillus johnsonii:
AGAAGGAAAAACTCCTGCAAATGAAATTAAAGAGAACTTGATAGAAGAAATAAAAAAATTAAAAAGTGACGGAATAAATCCAACTTTATGCGTAATAGAAGTTGGAGATGATCCGGCAAGCAAAATTTATTTGCGAGTTAAAAGAAACTTAGCTAAAAAAGTAGGAATTAAGGAAATAGGACTGCATTTTCCCGCTAATACTTCTCAAGCTGAACTTCTAGAAAAAATTGAAGACCTTAATCAAGATCCAAGTATTAATGGAATAATGGTGCAATTGCCCGTTCCTCCTCAAATTGATCCAAGGGCTATTTTTGAAACAATTGCTCCAGAAAAAGATGCGGATGGATTTTCACCTCTTAACTTAGGGCGTCTCTGGGAAGGACAGAGTGATATAATCCCAGCAACAGTTCGCAGTATTTTAACCTTAATTGACTATTATGGAATTGAGATGGCCGGTAAAAATACAGTAATTATTGGTCGTAGCGTAATTGTAGGAAAGCCCTTAGCTGCAGTTTTAGTTGAACGGGATGCAACTGTTACGATTGCCCATTCAAAAACAAAAAATTTATCAGAGCTAACTAAAAATGCTGATGTGATTATTTCGGATGTGGGTAAAGCACATTTAGTAACTGAGGATATGGTAAAAGAGGGAGCAGTTATAATCGATGTTGGGATGAACCGTGAGAATGGTAAATTAATGGGAGATGTCGACTTCGATATGGTTGCTCCGAAAGCTAAAGCAATTACACCGGTACCCGGAGGAGTAGGTCCCTTAACAGTTGCCAGTTTAATGAAACAAGCCGTAATTTTGACGAGGAAACAACATGGTAGATAATAAAGTTTATCTTTCTGTTAGTGATTTAAATTTTTATATTTCACAAAAGTTTAAAAATGATCCCTATTTACATAAAGTGTTTTTACAGGGAGAATTGTCTAACTTTAGATTTAGAATGAATTCCCACCAGTATTTTTCATTAAAAGATGAAAAATCAAAAATTAATGTAGTGATGTTTCGCTCATTTTTTGAAAAATTAAAATTTAAGCCTGAAGAGGGAATGAAGGTTTATGTTAGTGGATATGTAGATGTTTATGGACCACAGGGATCTTACCAATTTTATGCTCAGACTATGGAGCCAGCAGGTTTAGGAGCTCTTTATGAACAGTTAAGACAATTGCAAGAGAAGCTTGCAAAGGAGGGATTATTTAATGAAGAACATAAAAAGAAGATCCCCCTATTTCCAGATCGTATTGCAGTTGTAACTAGTGCTTCAGGAGCGGTAATTCATGATATTATGGTTACTGCTAATCGCCGTTTTCCTCATGCTGAGATTGATTTGTATCCCGCTAAAGTTCAAGGAGATGAAGCAGCAGATACAATTGTGGCTGCTTTACAGCAAATTCAAGCTCAAGGCGATAAATATGATGTTGTAATCATTGGGCGTGGCGGTGGATCACTAGAAGATTTATGGCCATTTAATGAAGAAAAAGTTGTGCGGCAGATTTATGCGATGCAGATGCCAGTGATCAGTTCAGTAGGACATGAAACTGATACAACTTTAGCTGATTTAGTGGCCGATGCTAGAGCAGCTACTCCAACTGCTGCAGCAGAATATGCAACTCCTAATTTAGTTGATGTACTAACGCAAATTGTTCAATTACGAGCAAGACTTTATGCTGCCGTTCAGGCCAATATTCATACAAAGCATCAAATTTTAGATCGGTTAAAGAACGCACCAGTTTTACAAGAGCCAACTAGAATTTATGATCAACAAATTCAACAAGTTGATATGCTCATCCATCGTCTTAATCAGGCAATGGACAATCGACTACAGCACGATGGATCTACATTACGTTTACTTCAAGAGCGTCTTAAGGCACTCAGTCCTAGCCGAAAATTAGAGCAACTTGAGCGTGAACGAAATTTTGTAGTATCGAATTTATTTTCAACGATGAATAACTATCTTAAAGATCAAAGAAATAGATTAAATCGAGCTATGCAACAATTAGATGATATTAGTCCGTTGAAAACAATTAGTCGAGGATACGTTTATACAACTGATCAAAAAGGAAATACAGTTACTTCAGTTGACCAGCTAAAAATTGATGAGAAGTTAAAGTTACATTTTAAAGATGGTCAAGTGCAAGTAAATGTAGAAAATATTCGGAGAGAAAAAAATGGCAATCAAGAAAAATAATTTTGAAGAACAGTTAAATGAATTACAAGAAATAGTTAATAAGCTTGAAAGTGGTAATGTTCCTCTTGAAGATGCTTTAAGTGAATTTCAAGCAGGAGTTAAATTAAGCCGAGAATTAGAGAAAAAGCTAAATGATGCAGAACAAACTGTGGCCAAGTTAGTAGATAAAGATGGGAACGAAAAGGCTTTAGATCCCCAAAATGCGTCTGCTCCTGAGGAAGAATAAATGAAGTTAAAAGATTTTCAAGAAAAATATACACCTCAAATTGACAATTTCTTAAAAGAACATCTGGTTACTGAAATTGATACTCCAACTTTTAGTAAAATTATGTCTTATTCAGTAATGGCGGGAGGTAAGCGACTACGTCCTTTGCTTTTCTTAGCAACTCTTGAGACACTAAATCATAAAATTGAAGAGCCAGAATTAAGAATTGCATGTGGAATTGAATTAATTCATACTTATTCTCTAATTCATGATGATTTACCCGCGATGGATAATGATGATTATCGTCGCGGAAAACTTACTTCTCATAAAAAATGGGGAGAAGCAGAAGCTATATTAGCTGGAGATGGGTTGCTTCCGTTGGGAATTCAATGGATCACCGAGGGGAGTAATTCAGCTGCGTTAGCAATTATTATTTCTCAGGCTGTAGGACCAAATGGGATGGTAGGTGGTCAATATCTTGATATTGTTACAACTAATAATGATTCAGCTAAAGAAAATGCAAAGATGATTGATCAGATAGAGTGGTTGAAAACAGGCTGCCTAATTGAAGCAAGTGTTAGAATGGCTGCAATTTATGCTGGTGCAACTGATTCTGAGCTTAATAGATTAGACAACTTCAGCAAGCGTTTTGGAAGATCTTATCAAATCTATGATGATTTGGTAGATGTAGTAGAGACAGCAACTGAAGCGGGAAAAGCTACTCATAAGGATGCAACAGAAGGTAAAAATAATACTTTAACTTTGCTTGGGATTGAAGCTAGTCGTAAACAACTTATAGAAATGATTGAATCAGGAAGAAAAGCTATAGAAGTTTTTGAACAACCTTTATTAGGTGAATTTTTTAATTTGTATCAGAAGGTATTATAGTAAATGTCTAAAAAGCGTGCAGATGTATTGTTGTTTGAACAAGGTCTTTTTAATTCTCGTAGTCAAGCTCAAAGAGCTATTATGGCTGGATTAGTTAATGACCATAATCATCAAAGAATTGATAAAAGTGGAGAAAAATTTCCTGAAGATGAAGTTTTTCATATAAAAGATGATGGTAAAAAATATGTTTCCCGTGGAGGATTCAAATTAGAAAAAGCCCTGCAAGTATTTAATATTGATTTGAAAGGGAAAATTTGCCTTGATATTGGAGCATCCACTGGTGGTTTTACCGATGTTGCCTTACAAAATGGGGCTAAGTTAGTCTATGCCTTAGATGTAGGATATAATCAACTGGCTTGGAAGTTACGAGATAATCCTCAAGTTGTAGTAATGGAAAAACAGAATTTTCGCTACAGTAAGCCAGTCGACTTCACTGATGGATTGCCTGATTTTGCAATGACAGATGTTTCCTTTATCTCATTAGATTTAATTATGCCGCCAATGTATGAAATTTTAAAAGATAAATGCGATGCAGTGTGTTTAATTAAGCCACAATTTGAAGCAGGTCCTGAGAATGTAGGTAAGCATGGGATTGTTCATGATCATGAAGTTCATGCAAATGTTATTAACCATACCATGAAAGTTGCTCAAAAAATAGGGTTTAATATTTTGGGAGTAGACTATTCACCAATTAAAGGTGGTAAAGGAAATATTGAATTTCTTATTCATTTAGGAAAAGACATAGCAAATCCAGGTCAAGACTTATGGAAAGGTAATCCTTCCGATGTAGTTCAACGTGCAGTTAATGGCCTTTAGGTGAGATAAAATGTTAGTTGAATTAGATATTAAAAATTTTGCAATCATTAAAACTTTAAAAGTTCGCTTTCAAGAAAAAATGACTGTTCTCATTGGAGAAACTGGTGCTGGTAAATCAATTATTATTGATGCTGTCTCTCTACTCTTAGGAAGTCGTGCGCAAAGTGAAATGATTCGCTCGGGTGAAGAGAAGGCGGTCATCACTGGTTTATTTGTGTTAAGCGAACAAAAGGATCTTATTGAAGATTTATGTGAAAAATATGGTCTGCCTTTTGAAGATGATCAGCTAATAATTAGCCGAGAATTAACACATAAGGGAAGAAATGTAGTTAGAATTAATGGGCAGCTGACTACAATCAATGTTTTACGTGAAATTGGACGAAATTTAGTTGATATTCATGGTCAAAATGATCAACAAATTTTAATGGATCAAGATCGACAAATAGATTTGATTGATAATTATGCAGAGCCTGAATTTAAGAAAGAATTGCACAGCTATAAAGTTGACTTTGAAAAATGGCGTCATCTTACTTCTCAACTCCGTAAGTTAAGAGAAGATGCTCAAGAAATTGCTCAAAAACAGGATATTTTGGAATTTCAAAATAATGAACTAGAAAGTGCTGATTTGAACGATCCAAATGAAGATGAGAAGCTAGAAGAAGAATTTAATGAGCTCAATAATTATCAAAAAATTGCAGATACAGCTAATTATTTTATGCAATTATACGATGATGATGAACATGGACTAGCTACTTTACTTGGGGATGCACAAAATGCTGCTGAAGATTTGAGTAATTATGGTAAAAAATTTGAAAATTTTGCTACCAGCCTTAATGATGGTATTTATTCTTTAAATGATGCTCGTAGTGAACTATCTACTTTAATGGATCAAATGGACTTTGACGAAGAGCGATATCAATATGTTTCTAGTCGATTAGATACATTGAATACTTTGAAGAAAAAATACGGCCCAACTTTAGACGATGTTTTTAAATTTGCACAAAAGGTTAAAAGTGAACTAAATAAGTTTGAAACTGGAGATTTAGACGAGGGAAAAATCCAAAAAGAACTCGCAATCATTGAAAAAAGCCTTAGTCAAAAAGCCCAAAATTTACATGAACAGAGAGAAAAGATTGCTCGCGATCTTGAAGAAAAAATAAAAAAAGAATTAGCTGATCTGTATATGGAAAAAGCACGCTTTTCTATTAGAATTAATGAGACTAATTCATTTACAAAACTTGGAACTGATGAAGTTATCTTTATGATTGCACCTAATCCTGGTGAAGCTTTGATGCCATTAGTCAAAATAGTATCTGGCGGTGAACAATCACGTTTAATTTTGGCATTAAAAGCAATCTTTAGTCGTGTAGAACCAGTTGGAACCATGATTTTTGATGAAATTGATACTGGAGTTTCAGGCAGAGTTTCAGCAGCAATTGGTAAAAAGATGCATGCAATTGGTCAAGAAAAACAAGTTATTACAATTACTCACTCCCCACAGGTGGCTGCTGCTGGAGATCAACGTTATTCAGTTGTAAAGCAAGTTAAAGATGGAGCTACTTATACTCAAGTCGGTCCGCTTACGCAAGAAGAAGCAATTACTGCAATTGCTCAGATGATGGCAGGCTCTGATGTAACGGATGCTGCTAAGAGAAATGCAGCTGATTTAATGGAAAGTTTTAAAGAATAAAATAAAAAGGACTTCTCAGTTTTGAAGTGCCTCATAATTGTTAGACATAAAATCTAATAATTATGAGGTATTTT
Protein-coding regions in this window:
- a CDS encoding TlyA family RNA methyltransferase — protein: MSKKRADVLLFEQGLFNSRSQAQRAIMAGLVNDHNHQRIDKSGEKFPEDEVFHIKDDGKKYVSRGGFKLEKALQVFNIDLKGKICLDIGASTGGFTDVALQNGAKLVYALDVGYNQLAWKLRDNPQVVVMEKQNFRYSKPVDFTDGLPDFAMTDVSFISLDLIMPPMYEILKDKCDAVCLIKPQFEAGPENVGKHGIVHDHEVHANVINHTMKVAQKIGFNILGVDYSPIKGGKGNIEFLIHLGKDIANPGQDLWKGNPSDVVQRAVNGL
- a CDS encoding polyprenyl synthetase family protein; translated protein: MKLKDFQEKYTPQIDNFLKEHLVTEIDTPTFSKIMSYSVMAGGKRLRPLLFLATLETLNHKIEEPELRIACGIELIHTYSLIHDDLPAMDNDDYRRGKLTSHKKWGEAEAILAGDGLLPLGIQWITEGSNSAALAIIISQAVGPNGMVGGQYLDIVTTNNDSAKENAKMIDQIEWLKTGCLIEASVRMAAIYAGATDSELNRLDNFSKRFGRSYQIYDDLVDVVETATEAGKATHKDATEGKNNTLTLLGIEASRKQLIEMIESGRKAIEVFEQPLLGEFFNLYQKVL
- the xseA gene encoding exodeoxyribonuclease VII large subunit, which translates into the protein MVDNKVYLSVSDLNFYISQKFKNDPYLHKVFLQGELSNFRFRMNSHQYFSLKDEKSKINVVMFRSFFEKLKFKPEEGMKVYVSGYVDVYGPQGSYQFYAQTMEPAGLGALYEQLRQLQEKLAKEGLFNEEHKKKIPLFPDRIAVVTSASGAVIHDIMVTANRRFPHAEIDLYPAKVQGDEAADTIVAALQQIQAQGDKYDVVIIGRGGGSLEDLWPFNEEKVVRQIYAMQMPVISSVGHETDTTLADLVADARAATPTAAAEYATPNLVDVLTQIVQLRARLYAAVQANIHTKHQILDRLKNAPVLQEPTRIYDQQIQQVDMLIHRLNQAMDNRLQHDGSTLRLLQERLKALSPSRKLEQLERERNFVVSNLFSTMNNYLKDQRNRLNRAMQQLDDISPLKTISRGYVYTTDQKGNTVTSVDQLKIDEKLKLHFKDGQVQVNVENIRREKNGNQEK
- a CDS encoding bifunctional methylenetetrahydrofolate dehydrogenase/methenyltetrahydrofolate cyclohydrolase, giving the protein MKKLLEGKTPANEIKENLIEEIKKLKSDGINPTLCVIEVGDDPASKIYLRVKRNLAKKVGIKEIGLHFPANTSQAELLEKIEDLNQDPSINGIMVQLPVPPQIDPRAIFETIAPEKDADGFSPLNLGRLWEGQSDIIPATVRSILTLIDYYGIEMAGKNTVIIGRSVIVGKPLAAVLVERDATVTIAHSKTKNLSELTKNADVIISDVGKAHLVTEDMVKEGAVIIDVGMNRENGKLMGDVDFDMVAPKAKAITPVPGGVGPLTVASLMKQAVILTRKQHGR
- the recN gene encoding DNA repair protein RecN, translating into MLVELDIKNFAIIKTLKVRFQEKMTVLIGETGAGKSIIIDAVSLLLGSRAQSEMIRSGEEKAVITGLFVLSEQKDLIEDLCEKYGLPFEDDQLIISRELTHKGRNVVRINGQLTTINVLREIGRNLVDIHGQNDQQILMDQDRQIDLIDNYAEPEFKKELHSYKVDFEKWRHLTSQLRKLREDAQEIAQKQDILEFQNNELESADLNDPNEDEKLEEEFNELNNYQKIADTANYFMQLYDDDEHGLATLLGDAQNAAEDLSNYGKKFENFATSLNDGIYSLNDARSELSTLMDQMDFDEERYQYVSSRLDTLNTLKKKYGPTLDDVFKFAQKVKSELNKFETGDLDEGKIQKELAIIEKSLSQKAQNLHEQREKIARDLEEKIKKELADLYMEKARFSIRINETNSFTKLGTDEVIFMIAPNPGEALMPLVKIVSGGEQSRLILALKAIFSRVEPVGTMIFDEIDTGVSGRVSAAIGKKMHAIGQEKQVITITHSPQVAAAGDQRYSVVKQVKDGATYTQVGPLTQEEAITAIAQMMAGSDVTDAAKRNAADLMESFKE
- a CDS encoding exodeoxyribonuclease VII small subunit; amino-acid sequence: MAIKKNNFEEQLNELQEIVNKLESGNVPLEDALSEFQAGVKLSRELEKKLNDAEQTVAKLVDKDGNEKALDPQNASAPEEE